The Pseudomonas baetica genome includes a region encoding these proteins:
- a CDS encoding CheR family methyltransferase produces the protein MERSHPQERNTEIELRLLIEAIYLKYSYDFRDYSGASIKRRVQHALGQFECVTISALQEKVLHDPTAFMQLLQLLTIPVSEMFRDPSHFLAIRQEVVPLLRTYPSIKIWIAGCSTGEEVYSMAILLREEGLLDRTIIYATDINPRSLDKAKQGIFSMENVRAYTANYQQAGGQCSFADYYTAAYGYAIFDKSLCENVTFADHSLATDSVFSETQLISCRNVLIYFNKKLQDRAFGLFHESLCHRGFLVLGSKETLDFSSYANQFEPLVKQERIYRKS, from the coding sequence GTGGAACGCAGTCATCCTCAGGAACGAAATACCGAAATCGAATTGCGGCTGTTGATTGAGGCGATCTACCTCAAGTACAGCTACGATTTTCGCGATTACTCCGGCGCTTCGATCAAGCGCCGGGTACAACACGCATTGGGCCAGTTCGAGTGCGTGACGATTTCGGCGTTGCAGGAAAAAGTCCTGCACGACCCGACCGCGTTCATGCAGTTGCTGCAATTGCTGACGATTCCGGTCAGCGAGATGTTTCGTGATCCGTCGCACTTTCTGGCGATTCGCCAGGAAGTGGTGCCGCTGCTCAGAACCTATCCGTCGATCAAGATCTGGATCGCCGGGTGCAGCACGGGGGAGGAGGTCTATTCGATGGCGATTCTGCTGCGCGAAGAAGGCCTGCTCGATCGGACGATCATTTACGCCACCGACATTAACCCGCGCTCGCTGGACAAGGCCAAGCAGGGGATCTTTTCAATGGAAAACGTCCGCGCCTATACCGCCAACTACCAGCAGGCCGGTGGTCAGTGTTCATTTGCCGATTACTACACGGCGGCCTACGGCTACGCGATTTTCGACAAGAGCCTGTGCGAAAACGTGACGTTCGCCGACCACAGTCTGGCGACCGACAGCGTGTTCTCCGAAACCCAATTGATTTCCTGCCGTAACGTTCTGATCTACTTCAACAAGAAGCTTCAGGATCGGGCGTTCGGGTTGTTCCATGAGTCACTGTGCCATCGCGGTTTTCTGGTGCTGGGCAGCAAAGAAACGCTGGATTTTTCCAGCTACGCCAACCAGTTCGAACCACTGGTGAAACAAGAACGGATCTACCGCAAATCATGA
- a CDS encoding response regulator: MSSPSSVDEQRFRKLLSRNISLPLGVGVLSAVFFVSLITYLLSVIQWVEHTDRVINNANEAVKLTVDLETGMRGFLLSGDEHFLDPYETAKPRIAVALNTLLELTADNPVQTDRLRRLQALQIEWATYAQSMIDLQRSSGDYRGAVKAGRGKRLTDEIRKQFEDVIDMEQQLRTTRNEEVRRTTIWSITLYLIFVAGISALLAYIGRRDLVNLSESYGATLASQNASAERLEQQAWLRNGQTELAEQVLGQLTLNLLGRNILQFCAQYLGTAVAALYVREEHGGLKRVATYGFSREQEEQDQSIYSGEGIVGQVAQQARLIRLDSVPSDYFKVSSGLGQGLPHSVLVVPTSDDERVNGVIELGFLRPLNDRDIELLELIAGNIGTSIEAARYRQRLQEVLAETQQLNEELQVQQEELKTANEELEEQSRILKESQAHLETQQIELEQTNEQLAEQAQTLAEQRDAMDLKNTELNQAQVQLEERAEELQRSSKYKSEFLANMSHELRTPLNSSLILAKLLAENPQDNLSAEQVKFAESIYSAGNDLLNLINDILDISKVEAGKLEVIPENTSVARLADGLRSVFEPLAADKRLTFSVDLLPDAPVTLFTDRQRLEQVIKNLLSNAVKFTEQGTVSLTISGQPNERIAFIVRDSGIGIAADQQESIFEAFRQADGTTNRKYGGTGLGLSISRDLATLLGGSISVSSAPGQGSVFTLVLPQQYNESTDVSHAPLTFTPPAHTVTAAVAPAIVVSPLAPVNIPRFADDRDKAPFATRCILVVEDEPNFAHILYDLAHELGYQCLVAHGADEGYDLAREFVPDAILLDMRLPDHSGLTVLQRLKEHAETRHIPVHVISVEDRVEAAMHMGAIGYAVKPTTREELKDVFARLEAKLTQKVKRVLLVEDDDLQRESIARLIGDDDIEITAVGLAQDALELLRTTIFDCMVIDLKLPDMLGNELLKRMSTEDICSFPPVIVYTGRNLTRDEEADLRKYSRSIIIKGARSPERLLDEVTLFLHKVESQLSHERQKMLKTARSRDKVFEGRKVLLVDDDVRNIFALTSALETKGAVVVIGRNGREAIEKLNEVEDIDLVLMDVMMPEMDGFEATIEIRKDPRWRKLPIIAVTAKAMKDDQERCLQAGANDYLAKPIDLDRLFSLIRVWLPKMERI, encoded by the coding sequence AACATCAGCCTGCCGCTGGGTGTTGGCGTGCTCAGTGCAGTGTTCTTCGTGTCGCTGATCACGTATCTGCTGTCGGTTATTCAGTGGGTCGAACACACAGACCGGGTGATCAATAACGCCAACGAAGCGGTGAAACTTACCGTGGATCTGGAAACCGGCATGCGCGGCTTTCTGCTCAGCGGCGACGAGCATTTCCTCGATCCGTACGAAACGGCCAAGCCGCGAATCGCCGTTGCGCTCAATACCTTGCTCGAACTGACCGCCGACAATCCAGTGCAGACCGATCGCTTGCGCCGTCTCCAGGCCTTGCAGATTGAATGGGCAACCTACGCGCAATCGATGATCGATCTGCAGCGCAGCAGCGGGGATTACCGAGGCGCCGTCAAGGCCGGACGCGGTAAGCGCCTGACCGACGAGATTCGCAAGCAGTTTGAAGACGTGATCGACATGGAGCAGCAGTTGCGCACCACACGCAACGAAGAAGTGCGCCGCACCACGATCTGGAGCATCACCCTGTACCTGATTTTTGTGGCGGGCATCAGTGCGTTGCTGGCGTACATCGGGCGTCGTGACCTGGTCAACCTGTCCGAAAGCTACGGCGCCACATTGGCGTCGCAGAACGCCAGTGCCGAGCGCCTGGAGCAGCAAGCATGGCTGCGTAACGGGCAGACCGAGTTGGCCGAGCAGGTGCTGGGACAACTGACGCTCAACCTGCTGGGCCGCAACATTTTGCAGTTCTGCGCGCAATATCTCGGCACCGCCGTGGCGGCGCTTTACGTACGCGAAGAGCACGGTGGCCTCAAGCGAGTGGCGACTTATGGCTTCTCTCGCGAGCAGGAAGAGCAGGACCAGTCGATCTACAGCGGCGAAGGCATTGTCGGCCAGGTCGCGCAGCAGGCGCGGCTTATTCGTCTCGATTCAGTACCGTCGGATTACTTCAAAGTCAGCTCCGGTCTGGGGCAAGGCCTGCCGCACAGCGTGCTGGTGGTGCCGACCAGCGATGACGAACGGGTCAACGGCGTGATCGAACTGGGTTTCCTGCGTCCGCTCAACGACCGCGATATCGAATTGCTGGAATTGATTGCCGGCAACATCGGCACCTCGATCGAGGCCGCTCGCTACCGTCAGCGCTTGCAGGAAGTGCTGGCCGAAACCCAGCAACTCAACGAAGAGTTGCAGGTCCAGCAGGAAGAGCTGAAGACCGCCAACGAAGAGCTGGAAGAGCAATCGCGGATCCTCAAGGAATCCCAGGCGCATCTGGAAACCCAGCAAATCGAGCTGGAGCAGACCAACGAACAGCTCGCCGAACAGGCGCAGACCCTGGCCGAGCAACGCGACGCCATGGACCTGAAAAACACCGAACTGAATCAGGCGCAAGTGCAACTTGAAGAGCGCGCCGAAGAACTGCAGCGTTCGAGCAAGTACAAGTCCGAATTCCTCGCCAACATGTCCCATGAACTGCGCACGCCGCTGAACAGCTCGCTGATTCTGGCCAAGTTGCTGGCGGAGAACCCGCAGGACAATCTCAGCGCCGAACAGGTCAAGTTTGCCGAGTCGATCTACTCTGCCGGCAACGATCTGCTCAACCTGATCAACGACATTCTTGATATTTCCAAGGTCGAGGCCGGCAAGCTGGAAGTGATCCCGGAAAATACCAGCGTCGCGCGCTTGGCTGATGGTCTGCGCAGCGTGTTTGAACCGCTGGCCGCCGACAAGCGCCTGACCTTTAGCGTTGATCTGCTTCCGGACGCACCGGTGACACTGTTTACCGACCGCCAGCGCCTGGAGCAGGTGATCAAAAACCTGCTGTCCAACGCCGTGAAATTCACCGAACAGGGCACTGTCAGCCTGACCATCAGCGGTCAGCCGAATGAGCGCATTGCGTTCATCGTGCGCGATTCGGGCATCGGCATTGCCGCCGATCAGCAGGAAAGCATCTTCGAGGCGTTCCGTCAGGCCGATGGCACCACCAATCGCAAATACGGCGGCACCGGGCTGGGCCTGTCGATTTCGCGCGATCTGGCCACGTTGCTCGGCGGCTCGATCAGCGTCAGCAGCGCGCCGGGGCAGGGCAGTGTGTTCACGCTGGTATTGCCGCAGCAGTACAACGAGTCCACCGACGTATCGCATGCGCCATTGACCTTCACCCCGCCTGCACACACCGTGACAGCGGCCGTTGCCCCGGCGATTGTGGTTTCACCGCTGGCGCCGGTGAACATCCCGCGCTTTGCCGATGACCGCGACAAGGCACCGTTCGCCACCCGCTGCATTCTGGTGGTGGAAGATGAGCCGAACTTTGCACACATTCTCTACGATCTGGCCCACGAACTCGGCTATCAGTGCCTGGTCGCCCACGGCGCCGATGAAGGGTATGACCTGGCGCGCGAGTTCGTCCCGGATGCGATCCTGCTCGACATGCGCCTGCCGGACCATTCCGGTCTGACTGTATTGCAGCGCCTGAAAGAACACGCCGAAACCCGGCACATCCCGGTGCATGTGATCTCGGTCGAGGATCGGGTCGAAGCGGCAATGCACATGGGCGCGATCGGTTACGCGGTCAAACCGACCACACGCGAAGAGCTCAAGGACGTTTTCGCCCGCCTCGAAGCCAAGCTGACCCAGAAGGTCAAGCGCGTGCTGTTGGTCGAAGACGACGATTTGCAGCGCGAGAGCATCGCGCGGCTGATTGGCGACGACGACATTGAAATCACCGCCGTGGGCCTGGCCCAGGACGCGTTGGAGCTGCTGCGCACGACGATTTTCGATTGCATGGTCATCGACTTGAAGCTGCCGGACATGCTCGGCAACGAACTGCTCAAGCGCATGTCCACCGAGGACATCTGCTCGTTCCCGCCGGTCATTGTCTACACCGGGCGCAACCTGACCCGTGACGAAGAGGCCGACCTGCGCAAGTATTCGCGCTCGATCATCATCAAGGGTGCGCGTTCGCCGGAACGCCTGCTCGATGAGGTCACACTCTTTTTGCACAAAGTCGAATCGCAGTTGTCCCATGAACGGCAGAAGATGCTCAAGACCGCGCGCAGTCGCGACAAGGTCTTTGAGGGTCGCAAAGTGTTGCTGGTGGACGACGATGTGCGCAACATCTTCGCCCTGACCAGTGCGTTGGAGACCAAAGGCGCAGTCGTGGTGATCGGTCGTAATGGCCGTGAAGCGATTGAGAAACTCAATGAAGTCGAGGACATCGACCTGGTGCTGATGGACGTGATGATGCCGGAAATGGATGGCTTCGAAGCCACCATTGAAATCCGCAAGGATCCGCGCTGGCGCAAACTGCCCATTATTGCGGTGACGGCCAAGGCCATGAAGGACGATCAGGAGCGCTGCCTGCAGGCGGGCGCCAACGATTATCTGGCCAAGCCCATCGACCTGGATCGCTTGTTCTCGTTGATTCGCGTGTGGTTACCGAAGATGGAACGCATTTAG